From the genome of Geothrix sp. 21YS21S-4, one region includes:
- a CDS encoding replicative DNA helicase, with translation MADWLPERLPEDIDAERSFLATCCAPGAGFVASEAVFALAEEDFVHPAHRAVFRALRTLIEAQVEVNSLTLKDALDQDDSLNKVGGYPGLVELLAGEDVERPQVLADVIRRKAKLRRLVHLGAQLVRQAAEEDESPEVLVDQTAQSLFHLAQGDAKARGLLSIQSVADDAMERLHERLEGRLSPGVRVGFSRFDELTQGFQPGNLIVLAARPGIGKTALALNWILRAAQERDGRSGHCGAFFSLEMSHEEVFMRLLSAKSQTNMKDLQAGRAAGRIEHVLQTRDELVQMPLFICDQASITVPQIQNMVVKQGSQSNRRVEFVIIDYLQLLSSPEGSRGAKQNEAIRIGEISRGLKLMAKDFGIPVVVLSQLNREVEHRTGGRPQLSDLRDSGAIEQDADMVAFIHRKMIPSANEEPDNSAELIVAKHRNGPTAIIPLHFQGEYAMYRELERYTN, from the coding sequence ATGGCGGATTGGCTTCCGGAGCGGCTTCCGGAGGATATCGACGCGGAGCGGTCCTTTCTGGCCACCTGCTGCGCGCCGGGCGCGGGCTTCGTGGCCAGCGAGGCGGTGTTCGCCCTGGCGGAGGAGGACTTCGTCCACCCCGCCCACCGCGCGGTGTTCCGGGCCCTCCGGACGCTCATCGAAGCGCAGGTGGAGGTCAACTCCCTCACTCTGAAGGACGCCCTCGACCAGGACGACAGCCTGAACAAGGTGGGCGGCTATCCGGGGCTGGTGGAGTTGCTGGCGGGCGAGGACGTGGAGCGCCCCCAGGTGCTGGCGGACGTCATCCGGCGCAAGGCGAAGCTCCGGCGGCTGGTGCACCTGGGCGCCCAATTGGTGCGGCAGGCGGCTGAGGAGGACGAATCTCCGGAAGTCCTGGTAGACCAGACAGCCCAGAGCCTCTTCCACCTAGCCCAGGGCGACGCCAAGGCCCGCGGGCTGCTGTCCATCCAGAGCGTGGCGGACGACGCCATGGAGCGGCTGCACGAGCGGCTGGAAGGCCGGCTGTCGCCGGGCGTCCGCGTGGGCTTCAGCCGCTTCGACGAGCTGACCCAGGGCTTCCAGCCGGGCAACCTCATCGTGCTGGCGGCCCGTCCCGGCATCGGCAAGACGGCCCTGGCGCTGAACTGGATCCTGCGGGCGGCCCAGGAACGGGACGGGCGCTCGGGCCACTGCGGCGCCTTCTTCAGCCTGGAAATGAGCCACGAGGAGGTCTTCATGCGCCTCCTCTCCGCCAAGAGCCAGACCAACATGAAGGATCTCCAGGCCGGGCGCGCCGCGGGCCGGATCGAGCACGTCCTCCAGACGCGGGACGAACTCGTTCAGATGCCGCTGTTCATCTGCGATCAGGCGTCGATCACCGTGCCCCAGATCCAGAACATGGTCGTGAAGCAGGGCAGCCAGAGCAACCGGCGAGTGGAGTTCGTCATCATCGACTACCTTCAGCTGCTCAGCAGTCCCGAAGGCAGCCGCGGCGCCAAGCAGAACGAGGCCATCCGAATCGGCGAGATCAGCCGCGGACTCAAGCTCATGGCGAAGGACTTCGGGATCCCTGTGGTGGTGCTGTCCCAGCTGAACCGCGAGGTGGAGCACCGCACCGGCGGCCGGCCCCAGCTCAGCGACCTGCGCGATTCCGGCGCCATCGAGCAGGACGCGGACATGGTGGCCTTCATCCACCGGAAGATGATCCCCTCCGCCAACGAAGAGCCCGACAACTCCGCCGAACTGATCGTCGCCAAGCACCGCAACGGCCCCACCGCGATCATCCCGCTGCACTTCCAGGGGGAATACGCGATGTACCGCGAGCTGGAGCGGTACACGAACTGA
- a CDS encoding dihydrolipoamide acetyltransferase family protein: protein MAFDVVMPQMGESIAEATVLKWHKKAGDPVAKDETLYEISTDKVDAEIPAPAAGTLLEILVDVNATVPVGTVVARIGDASEKAAGAPAGGATATAAPAQAKEQQAVAAPSAPAPQPDEDDNSLEGRLRTKSSPLVREMAKQHGVDLAKVEGSGQSGRVTKEDLEAHLAKAPASRPAQGQPSNQPTPSVAPALPAVHDPSAPTMGLTPAISVAPAPAMPAFASGERVVVEPMSRMRKIIADNMVASRRTSAHVYTVFEIDMTHVAQLRHKHKKAFEAQFGTKLSFMPFVMMAACKALRAYPVANASVDGDNVVYKQDINLGIAVSLDWGLIVPVVKNADMMNLGGLARSLNDLAERARGKQLKPDEISGGTFTITNPGVYGDTFGLPIINQPQVAIQGVGAIVKRPVVVTGPDGTDFIAIRQMMFSSLGFDHRIIDGAVGDLFMAFVKKELENSTFGLE, encoded by the coding sequence ATGGCCTTTGACGTCGTCATGCCCCAGATGGGCGAGAGCATCGCGGAAGCCACCGTCCTGAAGTGGCACAAGAAGGCCGGCGATCCCGTCGCCAAGGACGAGACCCTGTACGAGATCAGCACCGACAAGGTGGATGCGGAAATCCCCGCCCCCGCGGCCGGCACGCTCCTGGAGATCCTGGTGGACGTGAACGCCACAGTTCCCGTGGGGACCGTGGTGGCGCGCATCGGCGATGCCTCCGAAAAAGCCGCCGGCGCCCCTGCTGGCGGTGCCACCGCAACTGCGGCACCCGCCCAGGCGAAGGAGCAACAGGCGGTCGCCGCCCCTTCCGCGCCCGCGCCCCAACCAGACGAGGACGACAACAGCCTCGAAGGCCGCCTCCGCACCAAGAGCAGCCCGCTCGTCCGCGAGATGGCCAAGCAGCACGGCGTCGATCTGGCGAAGGTCGAGGGCAGCGGCCAGTCCGGCCGGGTGACCAAGGAGGACCTGGAGGCCCACCTGGCGAAGGCTCCTGCCTCCCGTCCCGCGCAAGGGCAGCCCTCGAACCAGCCAACGCCTTCCGTGGCGCCCGCCCTCCCCGCGGTCCACGATCCCTCCGCGCCCACCATGGGCCTGACGCCCGCCATCTCCGTGGCGCCCGCCCCCGCCATGCCCGCCTTCGCTTCCGGCGAGCGGGTGGTGGTGGAGCCCATGAGCCGCATGCGGAAGATCATCGCGGACAACATGGTGGCCAGCCGCCGCACCTCGGCCCACGTCTACACGGTCTTCGAGATCGACATGACCCACGTGGCCCAGCTGCGCCACAAGCACAAGAAGGCCTTCGAGGCGCAGTTCGGCACCAAGCTCAGCTTCATGCCCTTCGTGATGATGGCCGCCTGCAAGGCGCTGCGCGCCTATCCCGTGGCCAACGCCTCCGTGGACGGCGACAACGTCGTCTACAAGCAGGACATCAACCTGGGAATCGCCGTCAGCCTGGACTGGGGCCTCATCGTTCCCGTGGTGAAGAACGCCGACATGATGAACCTCGGCGGCCTGGCGCGGAGCCTCAACGACCTGGCCGAACGCGCCCGCGGCAAGCAGCTCAAGCCGGATGAGATCAGCGGCGGCACCTTCACCATCACCAATCCCGGCGTCTACGGCGACACCTTCGGTCTGCCCATCATCAACCAGCCTCAGGTGGCCATCCAGGGCGTCGGCGCCATCGTGAAGCGCCCCGTGGTCGTCACCGGCCCCGACGGCACCGACTTCATCGCCATCCGCCAGATGATGTTCAGCAGCCTCGGCTTCGACCATCGGATCATCGACGGCGCCGTGGGGGATCTGTTCATGGCCTTCGTCAAAAAGGAGTTGGAGAACTCCACCTTCGGGCTGGAGTAG
- a CDS encoding vancomycin high temperature exclusion protein, with the protein MIPALALFGDLLWTLGRFPAMHHQQIHRADAIPAVNGPVLVLGAGVYGDGEPTSILEGRLRTALSLYRAGKVRWFLVSGDNRHASYNEPQAMRRWLVKQGVPPRRIVSDYAGLRTWDSLKRAQAVFGQSQVVIVTSDFHLPRALYLADHIGLRAWGVPALTDDRPPLSRFRFWMREYVARHLALWDAWFPPNARLGPREPTPDDWEPAR; encoded by the coding sequence GTGATTCCAGCACTGGCCCTCTTCGGAGACCTGCTGTGGACGCTGGGAAGGTTCCCCGCCATGCACCACCAGCAGATCCACCGGGCGGACGCCATCCCCGCCGTGAACGGGCCGGTGCTGGTGCTGGGAGCGGGCGTCTACGGCGACGGAGAGCCCACGTCGATCCTGGAGGGCCGGCTGCGCACCGCCCTGTCCCTCTATCGGGCCGGAAAAGTCCGGTGGTTTCTCGTCTCGGGCGACAACCGCCACGCCTCCTACAACGAACCCCAGGCCATGCGGCGGTGGCTGGTGAAGCAGGGCGTGCCTCCCAGGCGGATCGTCAGCGACTACGCGGGCCTGCGGACCTGGGACAGCCTGAAGCGCGCCCAGGCGGTGTTCGGCCAATCCCAGGTGGTGATCGTCACCTCGGATTTCCACCTGCCCCGCGCCCTCTACCTCGCCGACCACATCGGCCTCCGCGCCTGGGGCGTGCCGGCCCTCACCGACGATCGTCCGCCCCTGTCGCGGTTCCGCTTCTGGATGCGCGAGTACGTCGCGCGCCACCTGGCCCTGTGGGATGCGTGGTTCCCACCCAACGCCCGCCTGGGCCCGCGGGAACCCACCCCCGACGACTGGGAGCCGGCGCGGTGA
- the gatA gene encoding Asp-tRNA(Asn)/Glu-tRNA(Gln) amidotransferase subunit GatA yields the protein MAVGTAMDERRNLDAGTQSCEALVRAAFDRIRALDGELHAVLAMDEARSLDLARQADARLRAGERTPVLGLPVVLKDNFNWSGLPVTCGSRVLDGYVAPYDATVVSRLIQAGAVPLAKANLDEFAMGSSGEYSAFGPARNPWDPSRVPGGSSSGSVVSVAAGYASLALGSDTGGSVRLPASFCGVTALRPTYGVLSRYGLTAMASSLDQPGPIAATAEDLALAFSVMVGADPRDSTSVDLPGSERLASLRSADLRGLRIGLPREYFGEGLEPGVRSSLEAALRVFEEQGARLVEVDLPHTRYAIDAYYLLCTSEVSSNLSRFDGVRYGLRVPDAGGFPGMVAGTRDRGFGPEVKRRILLGTFCLSKGYYDAFYVKALKARALIAADFDRAFAEVDVLAGPVSPGVAFPFGTKTGDPLAMYLADAFTVPTALAGVPCLSVPAGLSEGLPVGIQLIGPALSDVRLLEVAHAFQSATAHHLATPTLSA from the coding sequence ATGGCGGTGGGCACAGCGATGGACGAGCGCAGGAACCTGGACGCCGGCACGCAGTCCTGCGAAGCGCTGGTGCGCGCGGCCTTCGACCGGATCCGCGCCCTGGACGGGGAACTTCACGCCGTGCTCGCGATGGACGAAGCCCGCAGCCTGGACCTGGCGCGCCAGGCGGACGCCCGGCTGCGGGCCGGAGAGCGGACGCCCGTCCTGGGACTTCCGGTGGTCCTCAAGGACAACTTCAACTGGAGCGGCCTGCCCGTGACCTGCGGCTCCCGCGTTCTGGACGGCTACGTCGCCCCCTACGACGCCACCGTGGTGAGCCGGCTGATCCAGGCCGGGGCCGTTCCCCTCGCCAAGGCCAACCTCGACGAGTTCGCCATGGGCTCCAGCGGGGAATACAGCGCCTTCGGCCCCGCCCGCAACCCGTGGGATCCCTCGCGGGTTCCGGGCGGAAGCAGCAGCGGGTCCGTGGTGTCCGTGGCCGCGGGCTACGCGTCCCTCGCCCTGGGAAGCGACACCGGCGGATCCGTGCGCCTTCCGGCCAGCTTCTGCGGCGTGACTGCCCTTCGGCCCACCTACGGCGTTCTGAGTCGCTACGGACTCACGGCCATGGCCTCCAGCCTGGACCAGCCCGGACCCATCGCCGCCACCGCCGAGGATCTCGCGCTCGCGTTCAGCGTGATGGTCGGGGCCGATCCCCGGGACAGCACCTCCGTCGACCTCCCCGGTTCCGAGCGGCTGGCGTCCCTGCGATCCGCGGACCTGCGGGGATTGCGGATCGGCCTTCCGCGGGAATATTTCGGAGAGGGCCTGGAGCCCGGCGTCCGAAGCTCACTCGAAGCGGCCCTCCGAGTGTTCGAGGAACAAGGTGCTCGCCTGGTGGAGGTCGACCTCCCCCACACGCGCTACGCCATCGACGCCTACTACCTGCTCTGCACCAGCGAGGTCTCGAGCAACCTCAGCCGGTTCGACGGCGTGCGGTATGGCCTGCGCGTTCCCGATGCGGGCGGCTTTCCCGGGATGGTCGCCGGGACCCGCGACCGAGGCTTCGGGCCCGAGGTCAAGCGCCGCATCCTCCTGGGGACATTCTGCCTCTCCAAGGGCTACTACGACGCCTTCTACGTGAAGGCCCTCAAGGCTCGGGCCCTGATCGCCGCCGACTTCGACCGGGCCTTCGCCGAAGTGGACGTCCTCGCGGGCCCCGTCAGCCCCGGCGTCGCGTTCCCCTTCGGCACCAAGACCGGGGACCCCCTGGCCATGTACCTCGCCGACGCCTTCACCGTCCCCACCGCCCTCGCGGGCGTGCCCTGCCTGTCCGTCCCCGCGGGCCTGTCCGAAGGCCTGCCCGTGGGCATCCAGCTGATCGGTCCGGCCCTGTCGGACGTCCGCCTGCTGGAAGTGGCCCACGCCTTCCAGTCCGCCACCGCCCACCATCTCGCAACCCCGACCCTGTCCGCATAG